In a genomic window of Meriones unguiculatus strain TT.TT164.6M chromosome 8, Bangor_MerUng_6.1, whole genome shotgun sequence:
- the LOC132656043 gene encoding olfactory receptor 8K3-like, with the protein MEKHNLTVVTEFILMGITGNPELQAPLFGLFLIIYLISVIGNLGIIILTNVDSKLQTPMYFFLRHLAFTDFVYSTTVGPKMLVNFVVNQNAISYYLCATQLVFFLLFIGSELFILSAMSYDRYVAICKPLLYTVIMSHKVCWVLVTVTYLYCTLMSLVVTINIFSLSFCGNNVINHFFCDCIPLISLICSNTHEVELIVMIFAAFDLISSLTVVLMSYLLILIAVLRMNSAEGRRKAFSTCGSHLTVVTVFYGTLIFMYVQPESSHSIDTDKISSIFYTLIIPLLNPLIYSLRNKDVKDALQRTRQKIFNTFS; encoded by the coding sequence ATGGAGAAACACAACCTCACAGTGGTGACTGAATTCATCCTAATGGGCATCACTGGGAATCCTGAGCTGCAGGCCCCACTCTTTGGGCTGTTCCTCATCATCTATCTCATCTCGGTGATTGGCAACCTAGGGATCATCATTCTCACCAATGTAGACTCCAAATTACAGACACCAATGTATTTCTTCCTAAGGCATTTGGCTTTCACCGATTTTGTTTATTCAACAACCGTGGGACCAAAAATGTTGGTAAACTTTGTTGTAAATCAAAATGCAATTTCCTATTATCTTTGTGCTACAcagttagttttctttcttttgttcattgGCAGTGAGCTGTTTATTTTGTCTGCGATGTcttatgaccgctatgtggccatatGTAAGCCCCTGCTCTACACTGTCATCATGTCTCATAAAGTATGTTGGGTCTTAGTCACAGTTACCTATCTTTACTGCACACTTATGTCCCTTGTAGTCAccataaatattttctctttatccTTCTGTGGCAACAATGTTATCAATCATTTCTTTTGTGACTGCATCCCCTTAATATCTTTGATTTGCTCAAATACACATGAAGTAGAACTTATAGTTATGATCTTTGCAGCTTTTGATTTGATTTCTTCCCTAACAGTTGTTCTTATGTCCTATTTGCTCATTCTCATAGCTGTTCTCAGGATGAACTCTGCTGAGGGCAGACGAAAAGCTTTCTCTACTTGTGGCTCGCACCTGACAGTGGTTACAGTGTTTTATGGGACGCTGATATTCATGTATGTACAACCTGAATCTAGTCATTCCATTGATACtgataaaatatcatccatatttTATACTTTAATAATCCCCTTGTTAAATCCCTTGATCTATAGTCTGAGGAACAAAGATGTAAAAGATGCTCTACAAAGAACAAGgcaaaaaatatttaacacatttTCTTAA